A genomic stretch from Actinomycetota bacterium includes:
- a CDS encoding ABC transporter permease has protein sequence MKGMKALFLKDWKLIYRNRLLFAVLIIYPFIIMGVIGAAFSGVGRPVPIALVNLDSADAGEIAWTGVKTAEAEGLERRFRRRGVRANEYADGEEAVASLAAGQVNSLLAVATEGGAPRWLGAELTAEEIAATLLDLESEADEWHEYATAGEATSSLREGRDTVLFAVPEEEYPYLGETIWLEDQNFDALGLVTEFGQDVTEIEVFASGEEAREALRQGRADAVIVLPRGFVHSLKTLDEVAQVPVIIDQSNLVKAEFAETSIRGFLSRIKDGVVENKTEAVVAGLYVLVSGGDFFGTEVVGLQQIRDNLLELNEALADRPDLQEKVEVGIDLADTVIGDIEEAAAYLRGTALPIALEVSSVAGRPLSAKDAVVPSLIALSILWTGVLCGAILMVVEYEEGMRTRLGLTEMGPLSLVGSKLLLATAVVFVQSAVMLALAVAVFGAFSSNAPLSLLIIAAASFSCIGIGLVIAAFARQVAAAVILSVLVCFPLIFMTGVVFPLSQMPAFMQWIARAIPLTYAVEALAGVMLRGETLADVLWQLVALAAFGAGLLTLGSILVRRRSI, from the coding sequence ATGAAGGGCATGAAGGCGCTCTTCCTCAAGGACTGGAAGCTCATCTACCGCAACCGCCTGCTCTTCGCGGTGCTCATCATCTACCCGTTCATCATCATGGGCGTCATCGGCGCGGCCTTCTCGGGCGTCGGCCGCCCGGTCCCCATCGCCCTGGTGAACCTGGACAGCGCCGATGCCGGAGAGATCGCCTGGACGGGCGTGAAGACCGCGGAAGCGGAGGGGCTGGAGCGGCGCTTCCGCCGGCGGGGCGTAAGGGCAAACGAGTACGCGGATGGGGAGGAGGCGGTGGCGTCCCTCGCGGCCGGGCAGGTGAATTCACTGCTGGCAGTGGCCACCGAAGGCGGGGCGCCGCGGTGGCTGGGGGCGGAGCTCACAGCCGAGGAGATCGCCGCGACCCTGCTCGACCTGGAGAGCGAGGCGGACGAATGGCACGAATACGCAACCGCGGGAGAGGCCACGTCATCGCTGCGGGAGGGGCGCGACACGGTGCTCTTCGCGGTGCCTGAGGAGGAATACCCCTACCTGGGGGAGACCATATGGCTGGAGGACCAGAACTTCGATGCCCTCGGGCTGGTGACGGAGTTCGGGCAGGACGTGACGGAGATAGAGGTCTTTGCATCCGGGGAGGAGGCCAGGGAGGCCCTGCGGCAGGGGAGGGCGGACGCGGTGATCGTGCTGCCGCGCGGTTTCGTGCATTCCCTGAAGACCCTGGACGAGGTGGCGCAGGTTCCGGTGATCATCGACCAGTCAAACCTGGTCAAGGCGGAGTTCGCCGAGACGAGCATCCGCGGTTTCCTCTCCCGCATCAAGGATGGGGTGGTGGAGAACAAGACGGAGGCGGTGGTGGCCGGGCTCTACGTTCTGGTGAGCGGGGGCGATTTCTTCGGCACCGAGGTGGTGGGCCTGCAGCAGATCAGGGACAACCTGCTGGAGTTAAACGAGGCCCTGGCGGACCGCCCCGACCTGCAGGAGAAGGTCGAGGTGGGGATAGACCTCGCCGATACGGTGATCGGGGATATCGAGGAGGCGGCGGCATACCTGCGGGGGACGGCACTTCCCATTGCGCTGGAGGTGTCGTCCGTCGCGGGACGTCCACTGTCGGCCAAGGACGCGGTGGTGCCCTCCCTCATCGCGCTCTCCATCCTCTGGACCGGCGTGCTCTGCGGGGCCATCCTCATGGTCGTGGAATACGAGGAGGGCATGCGCACCAGGCTGGGACTGACCGAGATGGGGCCGTTGTCCCTGGTGGGCTCGAAGCTGCTGCTGGCCACCGCGGTGGTCTTCGTGCAGTCGGCGGTGATGCTGGCGCTCGCGGTGGCCGTCTTCGGCGCGTTCTCTTCCAATGCGCCGCTGTCTCTGCTGATCATCGCCGCGGCCTCTTTTTCCTGCATCGGGATTGGCCTGGTCATCGCCGCCTTCGCCCGACAGGTGGCGGCAGCGGTGATCCTCAGCGTGCTGGTGTGCTTCCCGCTCATCTTCATGACCGGGGTGGTGTTCCCCCTCTCGCAGATGCCGGCCTTCATGCAGTGGATCGCCAGGGCCATACCTCTCACCTATGCCGTCGAGGCCCTGGCGGGGGTGATGCTCAGGGGGGAGACGCTGGCCGATGTCCTCTGGCAACTGGTAGCGCTGGCCGCCTTCGGGGCGGGCCTGCTAACCCTGGGCTCCATCCTGGTCCGGAGGAGGTCGATCTGA
- a CDS encoding peptidoglycan DD-metalloendopeptidase family protein, giving the protein MSRKAMVAGTLIVLLAAAFPVSAFSATLEEKQAEADKVRQQIEAMKAESQQLAQEYNTALSEYESIRSEVEINREQLEKAQNDYKRARTILHERLRSIYKSGEVSSLEVLLESTSLDDFLTRYDFFSYIGNRDFEIFDEFKRLREEISERQRSLEEQEARSRQILGSVNAKRQAMETSLQEQQAYLDSVNKEILQLLATTGGGGTPVQTIIGYFVFPVRGPHSFSNDWHAPRTGHLHQGCDVFAAMGTPMVACVSGTVNQGEGKNAGLYVRLAGDDGNVYYYMHCQRFGATGHVTAGTVIAYVGDTGNALGGPPHLHFEVHPGGGAAINPYPILLAADR; this is encoded by the coding sequence ATGTCCAGGAAAGCAATGGTCGCGGGGACGCTCATCGTGTTGCTGGCAGCGGCCTTTCCCGTGTCCGCGTTCTCCGCAACCCTGGAGGAGAAACAGGCGGAGGCCGATAAGGTCAGGCAACAGATCGAGGCCATGAAGGCCGAATCACAGCAGCTGGCCCAGGAGTACAACACGGCCCTAAGCGAATACGAGTCCATCCGCTCCGAGGTCGAGATCAACCGCGAACAGCTGGAGAAGGCGCAGAACGATTACAAGCGGGCGCGCACCATCCTCCACGAGCGCTTGCGCTCCATCTACAAGTCCGGCGAGGTCTCCTCGCTGGAGGTCCTCCTGGAGTCCACCAGCCTGGACGACTTCCTGACCCGCTACGACTTCTTCTCCTACATCGGCAACCGCGATTTCGAGATCTTCGATGAGTTCAAGCGCCTGCGCGAGGAGATAAGCGAACGCCAGCGCTCCCTGGAGGAGCAGGAGGCGCGCTCGCGGCAGATACTGGGGTCGGTAAACGCCAAGCGCCAGGCCATGGAGACCTCCCTGCAGGAACAGCAGGCCTACCTCGACTCCGTAAACAAGGAGATACTGCAGCTACTGGCCACCACCGGGGGCGGCGGAACGCCGGTGCAGACGATAATCGGTTATTTCGTCTTCCCGGTGAGGGGGCCACACTCTTTCTCCAACGACTGGCATGCCCCGCGCACGGGGCACCTGCACCAGGGGTGTGACGTCTTCGCCGCCATGGGTACGCCCATGGTCGCCTGCGTCTCTGGGACGGTAAACCAGGGTGAGGGGAAGAACGCCGGCCTCTACGTCCGCCTGGCGGGCGACGACGGCAACGTCTATTACTACATGCACTGCCAGCGCTTCGGGGCCACCGGCCATGTCACCGCCGGCACGGTCATCGCCTACGTGGGCGACACCGGCAATGCCCTGGGGGGCCCACCCCACCTCCATTTCGAGGTCCACCCCGGGGGCGGCGCCGCCATCAACCCATACCCCATACTCCTCGCCGCCGACCGTTGA
- a CDS encoding ABC transporter ATP-binding protein: MISVRGLSKEFDGFKALDGVSLDVDRGETFGLIGPNGAGKTTLVRILTGQTAPSGGEILLDGEMVDPREDRYRLRIGLVPQEPAFYGRLTAHENLALLAGLHGISREDSAERVAELLAWAGLEGHAAKQVRFFSRGMQQRLSLAMGLVHRPELIYMDEPTSGLDPEARLSLWDLILRLAEEGRSILLTTHNMEEADRICDRVAILIGGSLREEGTPVHIKGLLGTDRVEAVMLADRSSDMDALCERLGLAWKKEGETVIITGPELPDKLPEIASGLAGAVRNLHYREVTLEDAFLRFMHEVKT, encoded by the coding sequence GTGATCTCTGTAAGAGGCCTCAGCAAGGAGTTCGACGGGTTCAAGGCGCTTGACGGCGTTTCCCTGGATGTCGACAGAGGCGAGACCTTCGGCCTGATCGGCCCCAACGGGGCCGGCAAGACCACCCTTGTCCGCATCCTGACGGGACAGACGGCCCCCAGCGGGGGAGAGATACTCCTCGATGGCGAAATGGTCGATCCCCGCGAGGACCGCTACCGGCTGCGCATCGGGCTCGTCCCCCAGGAACCCGCCTTCTACGGCCGCCTCACGGCACACGAGAACCTGGCCCTGCTGGCCGGGCTCCATGGCATCTCCAGGGAGGATTCGGCGGAAAGGGTGGCGGAGCTGCTGGCGTGGGCAGGCCTGGAGGGGCACGCCGCGAAGCAGGTCAGGTTCTTCTCTCGCGGCATGCAGCAGCGGTTGAGCCTGGCCATGGGCCTGGTGCACCGGCCTGAACTCATCTATATGGACGAACCCACCTCCGGGCTGGACCCGGAGGCGCGGCTTTCCCTGTGGGACCTTATCCTGCGCCTGGCGGAGGAAGGGCGGTCGATCCTGCTCACCACGCACAACATGGAGGAGGCGGACCGCATCTGCGACCGGGTGGCCATCCTCATCGGAGGGAGCCTGCGGGAGGAAGGCACGCCCGTGCACATCAAGGGACTGCTTGGGACCGACCGGGTGGAGGCGGTGATGCTCGCGGACCGCTCCTCCGATATGGACGCTCTCTGCGAACGCCTGGGCCTGGCCTGGAAAAAGGAGGGGGAGACGGTGATCATCACCGGCCCGGAGCTGCCGGACAAGCTGCCGGAGATCGCCTCCGGCCTGGCGGGCGCGGTGCGCAACCTACACTACCGCGAGGTCACGCTGGAGGACGCCTTTCTCCGCTTCATGCACGAGGTAAAGACATGA